A region from the Streptomyces tsukubensis genome encodes:
- a CDS encoding helix-turn-helix domain-containing protein, protein MSTERDAEGSAAGAFARRLCELREGSGRSYGSLARRIGVSASTLHRYCSGATVPAEFAPVERLARFCGCTGDEVVALHRAWVLADAERTLRQESAARATGPAAPEDRAAPAPGPGSGGADGKGSGGAAEAAGTVILARVRRRPGRAVTSPAGRSALAAGVVALAAALVLGLVAYGKPPERPAATASPEGGEPVGRGEQVGGRDGGAPPGRPSARPSASTGAGPSRPAGTPPTASVRSPRGVTGAAPPAATPVAGAPFTVDADGHQWAYGCGHEYLVAREPSAVPPPPVEADAPAWAGALGAVHGRETRVRITVQGTREEAVVLHGLQVRTAARREPPATGGVYRMDQGCGGVLTPRAFEVDLDRRRPVARSVAGYGENGPIPAVSFPYRVSLRDPEVLLVTANAARCDCDWYLELEWSSGGRRGVVRIDDGGRPFRTSAIAGRPVYEYDTGARRWTAAGSGADAVSEGPGAEGHGGSAGPGPRAYPTSGTSAPPTADGASPPSWRKPARS, encoded by the coding sequence GTGAGCACGGAGCGGGATGCGGAGGGCTCGGCCGCCGGGGCGTTCGCCCGGCGGCTGTGCGAGCTCCGCGAGGGGTCTGGCCGGAGTTACGGCTCCCTGGCACGCCGCATCGGAGTGAGCGCTTCCACTCTGCACCGCTACTGTTCGGGCGCCACGGTCCCCGCGGAGTTCGCCCCGGTGGAACGGCTCGCCCGGTTCTGCGGCTGTACGGGGGACGAGGTCGTCGCCCTCCACCGGGCCTGGGTGCTCGCGGACGCGGAACGCACCCTCCGGCAGGAGTCGGCGGCCCGCGCGACGGGCCCGGCAGCCCCGGAGGACCGTGCCGCCCCGGCTCCCGGCCCCGGCAGCGGGGGTGCGGACGGCAAGGGCTCCGGTGGTGCGGCCGAGGCCGCCGGGACGGTCATCCTCGCCCGCGTCCGGCGCCGTCCGGGGCGGGCCGTCACGTCGCCCGCCGGGCGGTCCGCGCTCGCCGCGGGTGTCGTGGCGCTCGCCGCCGCTCTGGTCCTCGGACTCGTCGCCTACGGGAAGCCCCCGGAGCGCCCCGCGGCCACGGCATCCCCGGAGGGCGGCGAACCCGTCGGGCGGGGCGAGCAGGTGGGCGGACGGGACGGTGGGGCGCCGCCCGGCCGTCCCTCGGCGCGTCCTTCGGCTTCCACGGGCGCCGGACCGTCGCGTCCGGCCGGCACCCCGCCCACCGCTTCCGTCCGTTCGCCGCGCGGTGTCACGGGCGCGGCGCCCCCCGCGGCGACCCCGGTGGCCGGAGCCCCCTTCACCGTCGACGCCGACGGCCATCAGTGGGCGTACGGCTGCGGCCACGAGTATCTGGTGGCCCGGGAGCCGTCCGCCGTGCCTCCGCCGCCCGTCGAGGCCGACGCCCCGGCCTGGGCGGGCGCCCTCGGCGCGGTCCACGGCAGGGAGACCCGGGTGCGGATCACCGTGCAGGGCACCCGGGAGGAGGCGGTCGTCCTCCACGGTCTCCAGGTGCGGACCGCGGCCCGGCGCGAACCTCCCGCCACGGGCGGCGTCTACCGGATGGACCAGGGCTGCGGCGGAGTGCTCACCCCCCGCGCCTTCGAGGTGGACCTCGACCGGCGGCGCCCGGTGGCCCGCTCCGTCGCCGGGTACGGCGAGAACGGTCCGATCCCGGCGGTTTCGTTCCCCTACCGGGTGTCGCTGCGCGACCCCGAGGTGCTGCTGGTCACCGCGAACGCCGCGCGGTGCGACTGCGACTGGTACCTGGAGCTGGAGTGGAGCAGCGGCGGCCGCCGGGGCGTGGTCCGGATCGACGACGGCGGCCGCCCCTTCCGTACGAGCGCGATCGCGGGGCGGCCGGTGTACGAGTACGACACCGGGGCCCGCCGCTGGACCGCCGCGGGCTCCGGAGCGGACGCCGTGTCCGAGGGCCCCGGCGCCGAGGGCCACGGGGGCTCTGCGGGGCCGGGCCCGCGGGCGTACCCCACGTCCGGCACTTCCGCGCCGCCCACCGCGGACGGTGCCTCGCCGCCGTCCTGGAGGAAGCCCGCCCGCTCGTAG
- a CDS encoding Rv2578c family radical SAM protein yields the protein MRWDHLADDTNPARGTANPALFGTEAVTTRTFDTPEFRGITFHEVRARSIVNQVPGASRMPFEWTVNPYRGCTHACVYCFARKTHSYLDLDTGLGFDSQIVVKINAPELLRRQLGSRQWHGAHIAMGTNVDCYQRAEGRYRLMPGIIAALRDHANPFSILTKGTLILRDLELLRQAAEVTEVGISVSVGFLDDELWRTVEPGTPSPERRLDVVRTLGDHGIGCGVLMAPVIPFLGDRPEQLRATVRAIAAAGATSVTPLVLHLRPGAREWFMQWLAEHHPRLVPRYERMYAAGAYAPTWYQRRITRQVHELAAEFGIGPADRGAPRRIALPEPAPAVAAAAGPTQLTFL from the coding sequence ATGCGCTGGGACCATCTGGCCGACGACACCAACCCCGCCCGGGGCACCGCGAACCCCGCCCTGTTCGGTACGGAAGCGGTGACCACCCGGACCTTCGACACGCCGGAGTTCAGAGGCATCACCTTCCACGAGGTACGGGCGCGTTCGATCGTCAACCAGGTGCCCGGAGCCTCCCGGATGCCGTTCGAATGGACGGTCAATCCCTATCGGGGGTGCACCCACGCCTGCGTGTACTGCTTTGCCCGGAAAACACATAGTTATCTGGACCTGGACACCGGGCTCGGCTTCGACTCCCAGATCGTGGTCAAGATCAACGCCCCGGAGCTGCTCCGCAGACAGCTCGGCTCCCGGCAGTGGCACGGCGCGCATATCGCGATGGGCACCAATGTGGATTGTTACCAACGAGCGGAGGGACGCTACCGGCTCATGCCCGGCATCATCGCGGCCCTGCGCGACCACGCCAACCCCTTCTCCATCCTCACCAAGGGCACCCTGATCCTCCGTGATCTGGAGCTGCTGCGGCAGGCCGCCGAGGTCACGGAGGTCGGTATCTCCGTCTCCGTCGGCTTCCTCGACGACGAGCTGTGGCGCACGGTCGAACCCGGCACCCCCTCGCCCGAACGCCGGCTCGACGTCGTACGGACCCTCGGCGACCACGGCATCGGCTGCGGAGTGCTGATGGCGCCGGTGATTCCCTTCCTCGGCGACCGCCCCGAGCAGCTGCGCGCCACCGTGCGGGCGATCGCCGCCGCCGGGGCGACCTCGGTGACCCCGCTCGTCCTGCATCTGCGGCCCGGCGCCCGCGAATGGTTCATGCAGTGGCTGGCCGAACACCATCCACGGCTGGTCCCGCGCTATGAGCGGATGTACGCGGCCGGGGCCTACGCCCCCACCTGGTACCAGCGGCGGATCACCCGCCAGGTGCACGAACTGGCGGCGGAGTTCGGCATCGGCCCCGCGGACCGGGGGGCGCCCCGGCGCATCGCCCTCCCCGAGCCCGCGCCCGCCGTGGCAGCGGCCGCCGGACCGACCCAGCTGACCTTCCTGTGA